In the genome of Erpetoichthys calabaricus chromosome 13, fErpCal1.3, whole genome shotgun sequence, the window ACTGGCTCCCAGTAACCCTAAACTGGTCAGATTAAATTTATCCCTCAACATATGCAAGATTAAATGTATATGAATACAACAAATGTTAAATTCTTTTGAGTTGATCACTGTTGTGTATGATAAACTCTTCCTCATTAGCTGTTAACTAGATGACCGGTTAACATGCTTGCATAATGTATTAACAGCAGCAAGCAATTTGTTTTTGGTGAAATAAAGCAATGATCCAATTACTACTTACACGCTTAGCGACCCCCATGTGTAATTGTGGAATTTTACAGGATGTTGCCCGAGTTCTTCACGGAGAGTGCAGAAGTGTCCTTTCAAGTCCCTTTGCCGCAGTACAGGGTGAACCCAGTATGTGCAGTCATGACACTGACAACACCTGCTCTTCAGAATTGTGATAGCCAGGATTAAATGTACTGGTCATAGAAGACAATCTTGAAACACAACAATCGCCTCACAAAAGGACAAAACCTCACATTCAACAATACTGAAATGATGTAAATCGGATTTTCCTTGCAAAATGTTTCCTTGAAATCACTGGAAAAATGGTAGAAAGACTCATTAAAATCGCCTGAAAGTGCCCAAAAACACTTGCAGAAATCCATTAAAAAGCTTGAAAAATGCTAAACACCGGACATTGACAATGCTGAAATGTGAATGGGGAGAAACTGTTCTGTTTTTTATCTTCAACTAGTTTGGTGTACATGTGAAATATTTGCAATAAATGAAATTCCTTAAAAATAACTTATCAGCcgagaaatatgtaaatataatgtaagccttgtaaaacaaaaataataataaattaccttTTTGACACCCAAAtgtaaaaagacatttaaaatgacaaaccTTTAAAAGAAATGTTCTCATCCACTGAACTACCTATTATGGTGGGGCATcacataaaattttttaaattatggggAGGTGGGGGGTTAGTTTGTCATGAAAAAGTCTGAAAAGCACCCATTTAGACTACAGTAATGTTTACAAGAGATTGTACTTGCACTACTTGGATTTTACTGCATTTGCTTTGTCACTGACTTTTGAATGTGTGACCATCTCAAAGGCTTTTGAACAAATGCACTCTCTCAAGaaaaatgttatctttatatataatttatctctTAAATTTAACTTCAGTTTTGTATGTGCCCCCACCTATGGTATTGAAAATAGTatcaaatattaatttcaaagtTAGAAATTTAATTATCATGCCCACCCTATCATAGAAAAATTGAATAAGTTACTAAGTAGTGTGATACATATTAGTAAATTGAGGTTCTTCAAAAAATCTTGATGTCACTTTTGAGAAATTGGAGGAATAGGCCTGATTTGGCTGTGGattgaatagcctgttctcatgaAAATTGTTCCCATATGTTCAAATTCTGTAAAAGAATATGTTACTCGTGGTGAAAATGTAATAGAAGGTAATTTGGTATGTATGtaccataatccatccatccattttccaacccgctgaatccgaacacagggtcacgggggtctgctggagccaatcccagccaacacagggcacaaggcaggaaccaatcctgggcaggatgccaacccaccgcaggacacacacaaacacaccgacacaccaaggccaatttagaatcgccaatccacctaacctgcatgtctttggactgtgggaggaaaccggagtgcccggaggaaacccacgcagacacggggagaacatgcaaactccacgcagggaggacccgagaagcgaacccaggtctcctaactgcgaggcagcagcgctaccactgcgccaccgtgccgcccatgtaccATAATGTGTATGTAATTTACTACAACAGAACAGATTAAAAGGTTGTGCTTAATAAGCCTTTTAACCATgtcattttatgtaatttatcTTGCGTATCAATCCTTTCACATATCAACAGCACTAAATATTTAAGactatcaagatttttttttaatggttcatGTTATAGTTATTACtaagttttttaataaatttgttaatATTTCATCAATCTTTTTGGTCTCTTATCCAAGCTGTTTGCAACTTGttactttttccatttaagaCCTTTCCTGTAGTAGAGGCTCTTTATGGTCTGCTGTGTTTCACATCATTGTACAGAAAATATGTATGAAATTTTTGAAGGGATAAATTGAAGCATGAGATCACTTACTCATTCGTAAAAGAACATAGCAGTCCAAAGTAAATCAGTGCACAGTAGGACTAAATTGTCAGCTTTTTTTACTTAGTAAACTGTTTCTGATTAAGGCAGCAAGATTTGTGATGTGTGGCAAAGGAGTGTTAAACAGCTGGACAGCATCCTTAAAATATGCAATGCTTTTCCCTGCTTAATACATGCCAAATGTTCTGTAATCCTTAAACATTACattgttaataaaacatatttatatatatagaaacagaatagagaaagaaaacatataatataatgtgtatatttttttctgttttttacagtGTCATGCAAAGTGTTTAGACCCAATAAAACTTTTTATATCTTGCTGAATTTGAGATATATTTGGCAAACtactacattttctttaaaatgtatatttagaaCATTTGTGCACAATGAAGATTAGATAATGATGTATATTATTTGCAGCATTTAAAAACCTTTGAATTTTTGCTCTAAAGATATGTCACCATGTAAAGAGTACAAGTGCAGAGTGTTCATTAATTTTGGATTCGCACGCATCAATAGCATACAGGCGTAAAACGTTACGTTAAAGACAGACgtaaagtaacaaaataaaatatatagtttAGATAGCTGGAAAGTTAGACATTGCAGTATATTTTCTGAAGCagtgaagatttttaaaaatatcgtTAATGTAAGGAAATCCAAAGGATGGATTCTAATTAGTTGCGAATGGTACATTAATGACTAAACCGAGATTTACAGTTATTCTAAAGCACAtacaaattgttttacatttgAAATGTTAGAACATGCAGTATAACTTGTCCCGCATGCAAAACAATATATTAATAAGTCTTTTAGTTTAATTGACGCACACACTTTTAATTAGTCTTAAATCGCGTCAGACTTGAAATGGAAGGACTGTGGCAGCCATTATGTTTTATAAAAATCGGAGAATGTCAGCTCCAcgcataatttaaaaaacaaaaactcgtCAAGTATTCTAATACTCTTAAAATGCTATAACTGAATACATTTTTGCCAAACTTTTTGGTTCATATAAATGCAGCTGGAGCTTTCCCCACCCCGTACTACACAGCGCTGTAAGATTGGTCTTTAagacaattaaaataacattgccGCAAACGACCAAAATAAACAGATGGTCCAAGAAAGTAATTCGTAGTTTTGGCAACAAAATATCCAACCGCTACTCGTGGTCTTATGAATGAAAATCTACAGGGTGTGCCGGAGATTGCAAAGATATGCAAggacaaaaaaagtaaaagaggaGAGGATGAGGCAGGTGTAGATTTAGCTCTGCACTGAACACCGAGTTTTGGGTGAAACTTAATCGGCTCCCGTGAAGCGCTGCGCACGAGATTGACATGCAAAGTAGAACGTGAGCAGCCGCACGGACAGCGCAGGCGAGATTAAGGCTTCGGCTGAGATCAGTGTGTGCACACGGAAATACTCGATCTGCCtcgctatttaaataaatgcaaatccCGTCCCCCCTTTTTTAAGTGTGTGGTAATGCGCAAATTCAGACACTCTTTCACCCCTTTTAATACCACTTGTGTTCCTACgtcattattctttaattttgtcGCCTCCCCCGCGTTCTTACTATAAGGAAGCTTTCGCCGTCGTCTCCAGTGCAACACGAAGCACGTTCCTTCTAGTTTAAATGTGTAGATGTTTACCTCACGCTGAGTATAAATGAAGTTCCCTTTCCCATTGTCAGTGAACTCTTCTCAtgttgcatttattaaaaaatacaaaaccataACAGTGGCTCCCTCTTGTACAAGTTTATAGTCTAGATATTTAAGTAGGTCAGGCTGGGTTTAAGCAGCTTTCCTTGAAACTGCGTCAGTTTAAGCTGAAAGGAATTTCAATAAAACCCTCCCTGGTAGGCGTGGGCCTAAATGAGGCTGGCCTAGTTaagcctgatttttttttgttctgtgttgCATGTGTTTCAGAAGGTAGAAGTAAggttgtgtgtgtttatgtgtttgttttttcacagTTAGCAACACAAAGAAAGGGTTTATAAGcaaataaaatagcaaaagaaaACTTGCACATAAAAACAGCATGAGCAAGGATGGCTGCTGTGTTTATGCCAACAAACATGGTGGGAAAAGCCAGATCCTCCAATTTCACTTTGTCTGAGAAGCTAGATTTGTTGAAACTGGTGAAACCTCATATCAGGATTCTGGAGGAGCACACCAACAAGCATGCAGTAATTGTGGACAAAAACAAGTGCTGGGACAGCATTGCAGAGCAGTATAATGCTCTGGGGGGTGATCGGCCACCTCGTACTGCACAAGGCCTGCGCACACTCTACAAAAGGCTAAAGGAAAGTGCCAAGCAGGAGATGGTGCAGCGAAAGCATGCCCAGCCAGAATACAGGGGTAGTATATCTGAACCCACCAAGAGAGTAATGGAGATGATCCCACACCTATTCAGACCCCTGCAAGACAAGGATCACAATGTATTACAAAGGTAAGAGTTAAATGTCTATGTGCAATACATAACTGCTTTCTGTTTCTTCAGTATATTTTCAAACATTATTATGTTTGACATGTATTGCTTTCAAGTCTGTAAACAATTATTTTGTTGTAGTTAATTTCAACATAGTTTACCCAGTGTTAAACATTTCTAAGCATCTTTGTCAAAGTTCATAGAGAGTGGTggggctttatttatttattttctgaatagaTGACAGAATGACTCAAGATCAGCATGGCTCAGTACTAACCTATACATGTAGTCTTAAAGCTGCATAACAAGACTTGAGATGAGCATAATGCTATCATAACAAGACTTGAGATGAGCATAATGCTATGCTTGTTCTTAAAATTGTTACTAtatattagattatttatttatttatttgttcataatAATTTAGCACTAAATAAGTATTTAACTTCAGTACTGAATGTAGTTTAATTTTGGGaaaatgtttattcatttgtTCAGTATAATTTAGCACTGTTGCAAGTATTTAAATTCTGAGTTGAACTGCAGTTTAATTTTAGCAAAAACTTTCAGTTGATaatctcaaaggcactgatataTTTAGGTACTATTTCAATATATTAGTCTCCCTTAATCCCATCTAAAAATAAATACTCTTCTCAGTTGACCTCTTTTGAGAAACCATTATTCTGTATATGACTGCTTATTGAAGTTGATCTGTTCCTCATAGAAAGCAGCCTTTAATACCCTGAATTGTCTTCAGACTTAAAGTGGCCACCAAAACAATACTGTTCTTCTGGCTACCCAGCATCAAAAATTCACAGCAATCTAATAAATTAATTTGTCATGGTGCCTTTAGCTCCCCTATATACAAACAGCCCCCTTACGCCCAAGCCAGCAGCTGCATATGCTAATTTCAGGGGTAGGAGAAACTATGAAAAAAGAAGTACTCCACTAATTTTAAAAGTTGGGTATACTTCTTTAACTTGTTATTCTTTATGCCAACTTCATATCTATAGTAACTGTAGAAACCTAAACTTTGCATGTTGTCATTTTACTATATAAGGTTAAAAATCTTACATTATTTCCCTAGTGAAGTAAAAAAGCCACATGTGTCTAAATCTGTTCCGTTATTGTAATATGAGGTTCATATTCACTAgcaatgtattaataaaatatctgcaGTATTTACTGTAGCTAATTTAATGTTATTCAGAAAGAACACAGTTCAGCAGTAACCTCCATTCAGCATGTACAAATTTACCCATATGAGGGGAGTGTATAATTGAAGGTTTTTTGAAAAGATGTATTTAAGATTGGCTGACACTTCATCGTTATGTATATTTATCATTAATGGCAACAATCCACTATAAATCTTAAATATTGTAAAAACAAGGCAAAAGAATACCAAAATATGCCCTCAAATTATATGCTTTTCTAACATTGCTATCAATGTGTTATTTTTGAAACCATATGCATTATTGTGTTTCCTGTACAATATCACATATTTGAAAACCTGAGTTGTTTAATACGAGATGCATAGTGATATACTGAAGGCTTTGCATGGTGCTTCATGTGAGCACTGCTgtgaaaatttacatttttacaagagTGTGATATTTTGAATTAACTATGTAATTTAACTGTAACTTATATTTACTTGCATTAGCATATTTAAACAATCcactttaattttcaaatttacGCTGTCAATCCATTTTATTAACCCTTATTCTCTACTACAGCAGGGCCTGAATCCTGCCCTGACAATATCATGCAGTAGAAGTAATCAAACATGAAAGCAAGATCAGTCCATCATGTAATTTACTTATGCACTCGCTCACATACTCCTATTGGACCTTTGCAGAAGTTAGTTATCTAATGTGAATCTAATTTGAGACTTTGGAATAAATAGTCATTCATGGAAATAAGGCCCCATAAATACCAGATGAGCATGGAAACCAATGTCTCTCTGTACCGGTGTTTAAATTCAGacttttagtttcagttttgcaTCTTCACCAGGAGATGAATCTACAGTTACAGATGAAAAACCGTATGTTACAGTGGTCTGTTACTACATTACATTGTGCTTAGTTTACTCCCAGAAGAATGCTTGTACTCAGCAATTTGTAGTGAAATTTCTATCACTGAttagtttacttattttttttgtgatccCATAGTAATATGCTGTTTACATTCAAACTTTTACCTCAAATTACAGATACTGGAGAAGATCGCAGTGTTTCTGTTGTTTCGTAAAaatttgttttccctttctttagagtaaacatatatatgtatttcttttttcccaGAACAATCTACCAAAATGACTCTGCAGTTGAGCCACCAGGAAATAGCTCTTCCTTACCAGCTGTTTCAGATTTCCAATCTGCCTCAGTCACTGTGAAGTTGGATCAAGAAATAGATGTTAAGCCTCCCCCTGAACTATCCATCCTTTCAACTAGGATTGAGGACAATCATGACGATTATGAGGAAATAGAATCTGTGCAAGGCTTTGAGGGATCCATCTCCCCCTGCCCATCATCCGTGAATATCGCAGTGACTATGTCCCCTTCTCCTATTCCTATGAGAAGAGATATCTACTCTAGACCAGAAAGCCTGAGACATTTGCCAGGCATAGAACAAGAAACACTGCAGCTGTCCAAGGAAGAACATGAACTCATAATGGAAAATCAAAGGAAATTAGGCTTATATATTGAGGAGAAACGAGAAGGactgaaaagaaaacagcaacTGGAAGAGGAATTGCTGAGGGCAAAAATTAAAGTGGAGAAGTTAAAGGCAGCAAGACTCAGACATGGCCTTCCAATACcacatatgtgattttttttttttttgtccctgtCTATACTGGAATATATTATAGCCTCATCTCCGAAACAGTCTTGTAAATGTTGAGctgaatgcatttttatattGAACCAATCTTTAAAGTAAAGACTAGCATAATAAAAATTTTATGGACTTAATTATTTTATCTGTATTTCTATTTCTCTAATGGAGACATAGGTTCTGGAATATTCAAACTGCACATTCAAAGTCTTAACAATGCTTTAAAAACCAAGTGCCACTTAATTTTTAATGGATCAATAgctaatattatatattttgtagTAAAGTAGCAATGCATAAAACACCCAAATTTAGTAACTTAAGGTAAGGTTTTTATACAGCTTTTACAATAATTAATATCATAAGTATTTATGATGTTGCCTTCACgctagtttaaaaataaagtcacagaAGTGTCAAAGCCATGTGAAGTGCTGCTGTCCTAATCTATAATATTTACTCGAAAAAATAACCTCTTTTGATTTTGTGGTTTCAAAAATTCAAGCCAAACTAACAATGGTTTTCGTTATGTTCTGAAATAGATAAGTCTACTCTCTGATCCACATGCAACaggttttactttgtcatttttgttcaaCAACTtaaatttttgtcttttattatttgGTTCTTACATTATGTATTGTTGTGTAAGTGAAACTCTTCTGTGTCAAATAGTTTTTACAATTATCCAAAAGCACTCCTAATATACCCAATCAAGCAGAATGATGTTTAAcaattgaaattcatttttttaattgtttaatttccttaatgtatttgtttatatgtACACTGTACGGTATACATTGTGTGTTTGTAAAATACTGTTacactttatttgtaattttttgtgtATGCATTCTTAGTCTGtcctcattaaaaaataattggatttaattttttaaattactttttcatttacccAGCAATGGTTGTTTTATCAATTTAAATGATGAATGGTAAAACCTTAACTTAGTCAACTGGAGTGTCTGTGCTCTTGTGTGACATTCAGCAATTTACACCATTCATTTaaattatgctgatgagaatCTTGTGCATATT includes:
- the LOC114663849 gene encoding fibrinogen silencer-binding protein, which gives rise to MAAVFMPTNMVGKARSSNFTLSEKLDLLKLVKPHIRILEEHTNKHAVIVDKNKCWDSIAEQYNALGGDRPPRTAQGLRTLYKRLKESAKQEMVQRKHAQPEYRGSISEPTKRVMEMIPHLFRPLQDKDHNVLQRTIYQNDSAVEPPGNSSSLPAVSDFQSASVTVKLDQEIDVKPPPELSILSTRIEDNHDDYEEIESVQGFEGSISPCPSSVNIAVTMSPSPIPMRRDIYSRPESLRHLPGIEQETLQLSKEEHELIMENQRKLGLYIEEKREGLKRKQQLEEELLRAKIKVEKLKAARLRHGLPIPHM